The window CTGCTGGATATGGTTGTCGATGATGGCGGCGAGGAGGTTGTGCGCCGTCGTGATGGCGTGAAAGTCTCCCGTGAAATGCAGGTTGATGTCCTCCATCGGCACGACCTGCGCATAGCCGCCGCCCGCCGCGCCGCCTTTCATGCCGAAGCACGGCCCCATCGACGGCTCACGAAGCGCCGCCGCCGCTTTGCGGCCTCGGCGAGAAAGCGCGTCGGCCAGCCCGACGCTCGTCGTCGTCTTGCCCTCGCCCGCCGGCGTCGGATTGATCGCCGTGCAGAGGATGAGCTTGCCGTCCGGCCTGTCCTTGACGCGCTGCCAGGCGTCAAGTGTGACCTTCGCTTTGTATTTGCCGTAAAGCTCCAGATCATCAGGCGCAAGGCCGATCTTCGAAGCAATCTCCTCGATCGGCTTCATCTTCGCCGCCTGTGCGATTTCCACATCAGATTTCATGGCTGCTCCTCCTCACTTTTCCACTCGCATCTTCGCCGCCTGCACCGTGTTCGCCATGAGCGTGGCGATGGTCAGGAGTCCGACGCCGCCGGGCACGGGCGTGATCGCGCCCGCGACTTCCTTCACGGCGTCAAAATCGACATCACCGACAAGTTTCTTCTCGGCGATGCGGTTGATACCGACGTCGATGACCGTCGCGCCGGACTTCACCATATCCGCCGTCACGAAGCGCGGCTTGCCGACGGCAGCGACGAGGATGTCCGCCTCGCGTGCGACAGCGGCGAGATCTTCCGTGCGCGAGTGACAGACCGTGACCGTCGCATTCTCTGCGAGCAAGAGATGGCTGATCGGCTTGCCCACGATATTGCTCCTGCCGATGACGCAGGCGCGTTTGCCCGCGACGGGAATCCCCGCGAGCTTGAGCATCTTCATGCAGCCTGCAGGCGTGCATGGCACGAGCGCTTTTTCCCCCGCCACGAGGCGGCCGATATTGATCGGATGGAAACCGTCGACGTCCTTTTTCGGGTCGATGCGCTCGATGATCTCCGCCGCGCTCTTCGCGAGGTGTGCGGGCAGAGGAAGCTGCACGAGGATTCCA of the Selenomonas sputigena genome contains:
- the folD gene encoding bifunctional methylenetetrahydrofolate dehydrogenase/methenyltetrahydrofolate cyclohydrolase FolD, whose translation is MTARLLEGKVFAQKIKDEAREEALALRTVLGRMPGLAVVIVGEDPASEVYVRNKERACEALGFFSALIALPETTTKEDLLAEIDRLNASRRIDGILVQLPLPAHLAKSAAEIIERIDPKKDVDGFHPINIGRLVAGEKALVPCTPAGCMKMLKLAGIPVAGKRACVIGRSNIVGKPISHLLLAENATVTVCHSRTEDLAAVAREADILVAAVGKPRFVTADMVKSGATVIDVGINRIAEKKLVGDVDFDAVKEVAGAITPVPGGVGLLTIATLMANTVQAAKMRVEK